A stretch of the Rhodopirellula islandica genome encodes the following:
- a CDS encoding tetratricopeptide repeat protein, giving the protein MIHTLEADTTILPNIILRFPAMHRSILLTLALSLALGSVPRVAANDDALVPDNVARQAHPATADVQKAAAAFAQGKHEEALQQFIEIHNRHPDLSPGELLFAQIAFQAKQVGVAKVALEKAAVTQADDPETWNMLAALALADGRLAETEMLFQRGLTAAEQYTANDQRKTAQAIQAHAGLATVYEKRSQWNSAKENLRDWISLDPRDTKPWPRLAVAFFKLGQESTARETLQNLRSFSPNADPVDVAMGKLYQSVGRRQDATDAMQTALETDRENLIAQVEIARYAMDAGEQDLMRRAIDQAVSLDGDQPAVRYLQGMAARFDRDSVSAVDIFSQLHREDPSNFEASNGLILSLLSSEESDQHPLALKHAEVLYQSNTNVKTGRGRVAASSYAWALLKNNDLANAEAVMTSVVKTRVLSAEIGYFAAEIFAAVGKQDLSRTVLKATLASPQSFVDRPAAERLMSRLDS; this is encoded by the coding sequence GTGATTCACACGCTGGAAGCTGACACGACGATCCTTCCAAACATCATCCTCCGGTTCCCGGCTATGCATCGCTCGATTCTTCTCACCCTTGCTCTTTCACTCGCTCTTGGAAGTGTGCCTCGCGTTGCTGCCAACGACGATGCTCTCGTGCCGGACAACGTCGCTCGCCAAGCACATCCGGCGACTGCTGATGTTCAGAAAGCGGCCGCTGCATTCGCCCAGGGGAAACATGAAGAGGCCCTGCAACAGTTCATCGAGATTCATAACAGGCATCCAGACCTGTCTCCTGGAGAATTGCTATTTGCTCAGATTGCTTTCCAAGCCAAGCAGGTTGGAGTCGCGAAAGTTGCGTTGGAGAAAGCTGCTGTCACGCAAGCAGACGACCCGGAGACTTGGAACATGCTAGCCGCATTGGCACTGGCCGATGGACGCTTGGCTGAAACGGAAATGCTGTTTCAACGCGGGTTGACCGCAGCGGAACAGTACACCGCCAATGACCAACGGAAGACGGCTCAAGCGATCCAGGCACACGCTGGTTTGGCAACGGTTTACGAAAAACGATCGCAATGGAATTCCGCGAAGGAAAACCTTCGTGACTGGATCAGTCTGGATCCACGCGATACCAAGCCTTGGCCACGACTAGCAGTTGCATTCTTCAAACTAGGTCAGGAATCCACGGCACGAGAGACCCTTCAAAATCTGCGGTCTTTCTCGCCGAATGCCGACCCGGTCGATGTCGCGATGGGAAAACTTTACCAATCCGTTGGACGACGCCAAGATGCCACCGACGCCATGCAAACAGCACTGGAAACCGACCGCGAGAACCTCATCGCTCAAGTCGAAATCGCGCGTTATGCAATGGATGCGGGTGAACAGGACTTGATGCGTCGTGCCATCGATCAGGCAGTGTCACTCGACGGAGACCAGCCTGCCGTTCGGTACCTGCAGGGAATGGCAGCCAGATTTGACAGGGACTCCGTTTCAGCAGTCGACATTTTTTCGCAACTCCATCGTGAGGATCCGTCGAACTTCGAGGCCTCCAACGGTTTGATCCTGTCGCTGCTTTCGAGCGAAGAGTCCGACCAGCATCCACTTGCACTCAAACATGCGGAGGTGCTCTACCAGTCCAACACCAACGTGAAGACTGGTCGCGGCCGAGTTGCTGCTTCCTCCTACGCATGGGCGCTGCTGAAGAACAATGACCTCGCAAATGCCGAAGCCGTGATGACCTCGGTGGTCAAAACGCGAGTCCTGTCAGCGGAAATTGGATACTTTGCGGCGGAGATCTTTGCGGCTGTTGGCAAGCAGGACCTTTCTCGGACGGTCTTGAAAGCGACCTTGGCTAGCCCGCAGAGTTTCGTTGATCGACCAGCCGCCGAACGTCTCATGAGCCGCCTCGATTCGTAG